A single Inediibacterium massiliense DNA region contains:
- a CDS encoding DUF6557 family protein: MTVDIERIKEKMSTLNDDKLRNIVFIEYGDYEEEVIEIAKNELVGRYGKNIWEAKNTTLKYVIDCIEYEDLEKAIIELYPNIQESINNYYIIFDRLLTIIPKQQDKIRIFIDVDDDTVFCEDIKTGEKIIVKYCEWDEWLGFYINNRQLQQLGKEKYMAYCLIEMTSVGMNENTIKTNFNGVLDTVANKNISNDTISLLEADNEITYKKIAKRGNLIRKGLTDDEECSQIRPWVRFWARTIDIMIWLTIVRYIELRISSPITKWISSFAWGTINSLLSYTIWVFIEALLLSKCGYTLGKWIFKIHIRDTNGNRLLFIEALKRGSFVLLYGEGLMIPFVTIITNIKSYNRLIDRGKTKWDEEGKFVVYHEKIGCFKIILATIIIVGNSIISRYIYHI; encoded by the coding sequence GTGACAGTTGATATAGAAAGAATAAAGGAAAAGATGAGTACTTTAAACGATGATAAGCTTAGAAATATAGTTTTTATTGAATATGGTGATTATGAGGAAGAAGTTATTGAAATAGCAAAAAATGAGTTAGTAGGAAGGTATGGTAAAAACATATGGGAGGCTAAAAATACTACGCTAAAATATGTTATTGATTGTATTGAATATGAAGACCTAGAGAAGGCAATCATTGAACTTTACCCTAATATTCAAGAAAGTATCAATAATTATTATATTATTTTTGATAGGCTACTTACAATAATACCAAAACAACAGGACAAAATAAGGATTTTTATAGATGTGGATGATGATACAGTATTTTGTGAGGATATTAAAACTGGAGAAAAGATTATAGTAAAATATTGTGAATGGGACGAATGGTTAGGTTTTTACATTAATAACAGGCAACTGCAACAACTTGGAAAAGAAAAGTATATGGCATACTGTCTAATTGAAATGACTTCAGTTGGGATGAATGAAAATACTATAAAAACAAACTTTAATGGGGTTTTAGATACTGTAGCAAATAAAAATATATCTAATGATACAATTTCTTTACTAGAAGCTGACAATGAAATTACATATAAAAAAATTGCTAAACGAGGTAATTTAATCAGAAAGGGTTTAACTGATGATGAAGAATGTAGCCAAATACGACCATGGGTAAGGTTTTGGGCACGTACAATTGATATTATGATATGGTTAACAATTGTTAGATATATTGAATTGCGTATTTCATCACCAATTACAAAATGGATCAGTTCATTTGCTTGGGGGACTATTAATAGTTTATTAAGTTACACGATTTGGGTTTTTATAGAAGCTTTGTTACTATCGAAATGTGGATATACTTTAGGTAAGTGGATTTTTAAGATACATATTCGTGATACTAATGGAAATAGATTACTGTTTATAGAAGCCTTGAAAAGGGGGAGCTTTGTACTACTTTATGGAGAAGGATTAATGATCCCTTTTGTTACAATTATCACTAATATTAAATCGTATAATAGATTAATTGATAGAGGAAAAACAAAATGGGATGAAGAAGGAAAGTTTGTTGTTTATCATGAAAAAATAGGATGCTTTAAAATTATACTAGCAACTATAATTATTGTAGGAAATTCTATTATAAGTAGATACATATATCATATATAG
- a CDS encoding SpoIIIAC/SpoIIIAD family protein encodes MKTVESILTPNMISILTLLATILIPIFIYFMESKSKILKYKVISITNILNEQDELTDQIKILFNGQEIESPHLIEIHFYNSGNIPIKADDFYKNILIKLDENVSVLTKSTEGIAPKDLKVDLLVNQNNIEILPTLLNSKDSFKIKFMTNKLSENIDVSGRILGVKSINEEKNKNTNKLYSGSIFLILLSLTLIWIQPQIRSLDPTTINLKLIFKVIAISTLMTMLNSILKQSGREEQAMIPMLVGITSVLIIVIQIFSNFLAL; translated from the coding sequence ATGAAGACGGTAGAGAGCATTTTAACACCAAACATGATTAGTATTTTAACTTTATTAGCTACTATATTAATACCTATTTTTATATATTTTATGGAAAGCAAAAGCAAAATTTTGAAGTATAAAGTTATTTCAATAACAAATATATTAAATGAACAAGATGAACTTACTGACCAGATAAAAATATTGTTTAATGGACAAGAAATAGAATCTCCTCACTTAATAGAAATACATTTTTATAATTCTGGGAATATCCCTATTAAAGCTGATGATTTCTATAAAAATATTCTAATAAAATTAGATGAGAATGTTAGTGTACTGACAAAAAGTACAGAAGGCATTGCCCCTAAGGATTTAAAGGTAGATTTATTAGTAAATCAAAATAATATTGAAATATTACCAACTTTATTGAATTCTAAAGATAGCTTTAAAATAAAATTTATGACTAATAAATTAAGTGAAAATATAGATGTAAGTGGCAGAATCTTAGGCGTTAAATCCATTAATGAAGAAAAAAATAAAAATACAAACAAACTATATTCAGGATCAATTTTTTTAATTTTATTATCACTAACACTTATTTGGATTCAACCTCAAATACGTTCTTTAGATCCGACTACTATAAATTTAAAATTGATTTTTAAAGTTATAGCAATCAGTACATTGATGACTATGTTGAATTCAATACTAAAACAGTCTGGAAGAGAAGAACAAGCTATGATACCAATGTTAGTAGGGATCACATCAGTTTTAATTATTGTAATTCAAATATTTTCAAACTTTCTTGCACTATAA
- a CDS encoding DUF3189 family protein, with product MIIHIIYHCVGGCHSSCTAAAIHLNMLPLDHIPKEYDLLNVPFFDALEKTDAGKIIYRGTDEWGNSIYTLGRQFVPHIVLSSILDTWKILAPSSEKLLLVNTIPCVNTLMRIGGFSSRRLHWVRFGRPIVAKGTIQAYKNIMKVVEETKKIIH from the coding sequence ATGATCATTCACATCATTTATCATTGTGTAGGAGGATGTCATTCTTCTTGTACTGCTGCTGCAATCCATTTAAATATGCTCCCTTTAGATCATATTCCAAAAGAATATGACCTTTTAAATGTTCCTTTTTTTGATGCTCTAGAAAAAACAGATGCAGGCAAAATTATTTATAGAGGTACCGATGAATGGGGAAATTCAATATACACATTAGGTAGGCAATTTGTTCCACATATTGTACTCTCTTCTATTCTTGATACATGGAAAATATTGGCGCCTTCTAGTGAAAAACTTCTCCTTGTGAATACTATCCCCTGTGTAAATACTCTTATGCGTATTGGAGGATTTTCTTCTAGAAGATTACATTGGGTAAGATTTGGTAGGCCTATCGTAGCAAAAGGCACTATACAGGCTTATAAAAATATTATGAAAGTAGTAGAGGAAACTAAAAAAATCATTCATTAG
- a CDS encoding HEAT repeat domain-containing protein, producing the protein MKDLTSLWEGIDFAKDYRITYLLYKEGKSIDLIAKIRRMSEEQVKKEIILAKTEQLQIKDYEKSILEKMLEASKDERIKLIENMSVDERKYLGKKIYYSYERINNAEDKAVLIWIIGELGLLPLSKILYKDINHPHGNVRRMVCSALYKLGDEKGIFYLHKALLDKKPQVRQYAAKALGKIGNEQSKMRLERLIHNPNEKDYVKKAFYEAIEHIERKLKKSNE; encoded by the coding sequence ATGAAAGATCTCACAAGTCTATGGGAAGGTATAGATTTTGCTAAAGATTATAGGATTACTTATCTTTTATATAAAGAAGGAAAAAGCATTGATTTGATTGCTAAGATTAGAAGAATGAGCGAAGAACAAGTGAAAAAAGAAATTATTTTAGCAAAGACAGAACAGCTTCAAATAAAAGATTATGAAAAATCTATTTTAGAAAAAATGCTTGAGGCTAGTAAAGATGAGAGAATTAAATTAATAGAAAATATGTCAGTAGATGAAAGAAAGTATTTAGGTAAAAAAATTTATTATTCCTATGAAAGAATTAATAATGCAGAAGACAAAGCAGTTTTAATTTGGATTATTGGAGAGCTAGGACTTTTACCATTGTCTAAAATTTTATACAAAGATATAAACCATCCTCATGGAAATGTAAGAAGAATGGTTTGCTCAGCTTTGTATAAACTTGGAGATGAAAAAGGAATCTTTTATTTACATAAAGCTTTATTGGATAAAAAACCCCAAGTACGTCAATATGCCGCAAAAGCTTTGGGCAAAATTGGAAATGAACAATCTAAGATGAGATTAGAAAGATTGATTCATAATCCTAATGAAAAAGATTATGTTAAAAAAGCATTTTATGAAGCCATTGAACATATTGAGAGGAAACTAAAAAAATCTAATGAATGA
- the hflX gene encoding GTPase HflX, translating into MENEILEVIEQKAILVGMSTGSNKEINIESSMKELQELAQAAGAKVLHEMIQNKQKVDVAFYIGKGKVEEIKILCDEMDANLVIFNDELSGAQIRNLEEAINVTVIDRTILILDIFAQRAQSKEGKLQVELAQLQYRLPRLVGLGKSLSKTGAGIGARGPGEKKLELDRRHILGRIHDIKKELEEVKKNRQIQRKQRQKNEIPIVALVGYTNAGKSTLMNEFMKISGTIEEKEVYVKNMLFATLDTAHRKIILPTKEEFILIDTVGFVSKLPHALVNAFKATLEEAQDADLLIHVVDATNDDFNMQLEVTEKVLKELEVKEKPTILVFNKIDQIDDKMLFQREDAIHLSALKGLGMDDLINLIKEKLFLHMKKVQMLLPYDQGQIVSYLCDKTKVEQREYREDGVYIITCLGPADYNKYKGYILEE; encoded by the coding sequence ATGGAGAATGAAATATTAGAAGTTATAGAACAAAAGGCTATATTAGTAGGAATGAGTACAGGAAGTAATAAAGAAATAAATATTGAAAGCTCAATGAAAGAATTACAAGAATTGGCACAAGCAGCAGGAGCAAAAGTGCTTCATGAGATGATACAAAACAAACAAAAAGTGGATGTGGCCTTTTACATTGGAAAAGGAAAAGTTGAGGAGATTAAAATCCTTTGTGATGAGATGGATGCCAATTTGGTCATTTTTAATGATGAACTTTCAGGTGCGCAAATTAGAAATCTTGAAGAGGCTATAAATGTAACAGTCATTGATAGAACCATTTTGATTTTAGATATATTTGCACAAAGGGCTCAATCTAAAGAAGGAAAGCTACAAGTGGAATTGGCTCAACTTCAATATAGATTACCTAGACTTGTAGGACTTGGAAAATCTTTATCTAAAACAGGTGCGGGGATAGGAGCAAGAGGTCCAGGAGAGAAAAAACTTGAATTAGATCGAAGACATATATTAGGTCGAATTCATGATATAAAAAAAGAGCTTGAAGAAGTAAAGAAAAATAGGCAAATTCAAAGAAAACAAAGACAGAAAAATGAAATTCCCATAGTAGCATTAGTTGGATATACTAATGCAGGAAAATCTACTTTGATGAATGAATTTATGAAAATATCAGGTACTATAGAAGAAAAAGAAGTATATGTAAAAAATATGCTCTTTGCAACACTAGATACAGCCCATAGAAAAATTATACTTCCAACTAAAGAAGAATTTATTTTGATTGATACAGTAGGATTTGTAAGTAAACTTCCTCATGCGCTTGTGAATGCTTTTAAAGCAACATTAGAAGAAGCGCAGGACGCAGATTTATTGATTCATGTAGTAGATGCTACAAATGATGATTTTAATATGCAATTAGAGGTAACGGAGAAAGTTTTAAAAGAATTAGAAGTGAAAGAAAAACCTACTATTTTAGTATTCAATAAGATAGATCAAATAGATGATAAAATGCTATTTCAAAGAGAAGATGCTATTCATCTGTCTGCATTAAAAGGATTGGGAATGGACGATCTTATAAATCTCATAAAAGAAAAGTTATTTCTTCATATGAAAAAGGTGCAAATGCTTCTTCCTTATGATCAAGGGCAAATCGTATCTTATCTTTGTGATAAAACAAAGGTAGAACAAAGAGAATATAGAGAAGATGGAGTTTATATTATAACTTGTTTAGGCCCTGCTGATTATAATAAGTACAAAGGATATATTTTAGAGGAGTAA
- a CDS encoding NUDIX hydrolase yields the protein MLFRNCAGGVVFFEEKVLLLRNEKDEWVLPKGVIRNGNLSRDVAINRVMEETGIKATIISTVGETCYEFFSLTRQKPVCNQITWYLMRALDTNCQLNEDLEFKEVGFFNIDEALEKITYPQDHSLLYLAYEQYKDLVGAEMMV from the coding sequence ATGCTTTTTAGAAATTGCGCGGGAGGCGTAGTATTCTTTGAGGAAAAGGTTTTGCTTTTAAGAAATGAAAAAGATGAATGGGTATTACCTAAAGGAGTAATTCGTAATGGGAATCTCTCAAGAGATGTTGCCATAAACCGTGTAATGGAAGAAACGGGTATAAAGGCAACAATTATCTCGACGGTTGGAGAAACTTGTTACGAATTTTTTTCATTAACAAGACAAAAACCTGTTTGCAATCAGATTACTTGGTATTTGATGCGTGCCCTAGATACAAATTGCCAATTAAATGAAGATCTAGAATTTAAAGAAGTGGGATTTTTCAACATAGATGAAGCTTTAGAAAAAATTACATACCCTCAAGATCATTCTTTGTTATATCTTGCCTATGAACAATATAAGGATTTGGTAGGAGCAGAAATGATGGTATAA
- a CDS encoding YigZ family protein, translating into MLKRYKTILQYAQIEHMIEKSRFIGYIKPVENEEDAIRFIEEIKSIHKSATHNVPIYMIGQNNEVQRYSDDGEPAGTAGVPILDMLKKEDIKNVAIVVTRYFGGIKLGTGGLVRAYTSTAKLVMEQGKVIEKVLHDLIKIRIDYTMLGKVQNEILNAGYIIKDTIFDEAVNIHVYAPVQKSEELIHMIQNLTSAKGETKIENTLYLNEFKGEILKD; encoded by the coding sequence ATGCTTAAAAGATATAAAACCATATTACAATATGCTCAAATAGAACATATGATTGAAAAGTCAAGATTTATAGGATATATAAAGCCTGTAGAAAATGAAGAAGATGCTATAAGGTTTATTGAAGAAATAAAATCTATACATAAAAGTGCTACTCATAATGTACCTATTTATATGATTGGACAAAATAATGAGGTACAAAGATATAGTGATGATGGAGAGCCAGCAGGAACGGCAGGAGTACCTATATTAGATATGTTAAAAAAAGAAGATATTAAAAATGTTGCTATTGTAGTGACAAGGTATTTTGGCGGAATTAAACTAGGAACAGGAGGACTAGTTCGAGCTTATACAAGTACAGCAAAGCTTGTTATGGAACAAGGAAAAGTGATTGAGAAAGTCCTTCATGATTTGATAAAGATAAGGATAGATTATACAATGCTTGGAAAAGTTCAAAATGAGATATTAAATGCAGGCTATATTATCAAAGATACGATATTTGATGAAGCTGTAAATATACATGTGTATGCTCCAGTGCAAAAAAGTGAGGAACTGATTCATATGATTCAAAATCTTACGAGTGCTAAAGGAGAGACGAAAATCGAGAATACTTTATATTTAAACGAATTCAAAGGAGAGATCTTAAAGGATTGA
- a CDS encoding YjbQ family protein, which translates to MTAEIYYAIINDFINAMLLIEEIGQGKEPYMFKNTRSSEVFLLTYNPKIWNWRTIKEAIDSIEKTGACVTRWSCGTRKKFNEGARCYLIRLGGESKGIFAFGWVNNGAYKDIHWDENKEEEYKHFEGNSHVHLKSSYMGAEKMIIINKGKPILGTWQSVYFCEFDGPRNRNVWI; encoded by the coding sequence GTGACAGCTGAAATTTATTATGCTATTATTAATGACTTTATAAATGCTATGTTGTTAATAGAAGAAATCGGACAAGGTAAAGAACCATATATGTTTAAAAACACTAGGAGTTCGGAAGTGTTTTTATTAACATATAATCCTAAGATATGGAACTGGAGAACTATCAAAGAAGCTATTGATAGTATTGAAAAAACAGGGGCATGTGTTACGAGATGGAGTTGTGGCACTAGAAAGAAATTTAATGAAGGGGCTAGATGTTACCTTATTAGGTTAGGGGGTGAATCAAAAGGAATTTTTGCTTTTGGGTGGGTCAATAATGGTGCTTATAAAGATATTCATTGGGATGAAAATAAAGAAGAAGAGTATAAACATTTTGAGGGGAATTCTCATGTCCATTTAAAATCTTCCTATATGGGTGCAGAAAAGATGATCATTATAAATAAGGGAAAGCCTATTTTAGGGACTTGGCAGAGTGTATACTTTTGTGAATTCGATGGTCCTAGGAATAGAAATGTATGGATTTAA
- the yunB gene encoding sporulation protein YunB produces MRYRRYGQRKIKSSLKAFISIILIFLVLIYGFLLIDTKIKPAFLAIAEVKAREIATRAINESINSKISEEIKYQDLISIRTDNEGNVTMMQANTIMMNKIASEVALTVQDNIRQIKTSNVSVPLGTVFGSQILAKYGPRININVTPIGMVNVNFKTEFEHSGINQTRHKIYLVVKTQVRIIVPFSSKAAMVQTSVPVAETVIVGKVPENYIFVPKDQMLNLAPNGMGK; encoded by the coding sequence TTGCGTTATAGAAGATATGGTCAAAGAAAAATAAAAAGCAGCTTAAAAGCGTTTATAAGTATCATACTTATTTTTTTAGTACTTATATATGGATTCTTATTAATTGATACAAAAATTAAGCCTGCTTTTTTAGCAATAGCAGAGGTAAAAGCAAGAGAGATTGCAACAAGAGCTATTAATGAATCAATAAATTCTAAAATTTCTGAGGAAATTAAATATCAGGATTTAATTTCTATAAGAACAGATAATGAAGGAAATGTGACTATGATGCAGGCCAATACTATTATGATGAATAAAATTGCCTCCGAAGTAGCTTTGACGGTTCAAGACAATATTCGTCAAATTAAAACATCTAATGTAAGTGTTCCTTTAGGGACGGTGTTTGGAAGTCAAATTCTTGCAAAATATGGGCCAAGGATTAATATCAATGTTACTCCCATTGGAATGGTCAATGTAAATTTTAAAACGGAATTTGAACATTCTGGTATTAACCAAACAAGACATAAAATTTATCTTGTAGTAAAGACACAAGTGAGAATTATTGTTCCTTTTTCTTCAAAAGCGGCAATGGTTCAAACTTCTGTACCTGTTGCAGAAACTGTTATTGTAGGAAAAGTTCCAGAAAATTATATTTTTGTACCAAAAGATCAAATGCTAAATTTAGCTCCAAATGGTATGGGAAAATAA
- a CDS encoding FRG domain-containing protein: MLGSFLKDYYDFFMKKNMLSDFLREGSKTTGMKKQLHIDNIYDYLKIINMCETEKQQDRFNLAKNFLYRGVTNKEWKLEPSLGFNNLVFYESRMIFDFLELRPDEFKNMDDFNIIAKMQHYGLPTRLLDFTMNPLIALYFACCDTNGYDVDGKIYIALPYGNDNMNDYIKQVCSIYKKLDFNLVSDLGYFYTYIQLVYGTNNIFFVRPNYITEREKRQESIFLLFANGLYNYDTDSIITDKEGVSMYTSNDAKLPSLIKYADSLHDVCERDLEQNFIEIIIPKEIKEKLLNSVGKLGIRKDYIFPELEYTAEYLKSKYKKMDMIVKKNEFKEEYNF, translated from the coding sequence ATGTTAGGTTCATTTTTAAAAGACTATTACGATTTTTTTATGAAAAAAAATATGTTATCAGATTTTCTGAGAGAGGGAAGTAAAACAACTGGTATGAAGAAACAACTACATATTGATAATATTTATGATTATCTTAAAATTATTAATATGTGTGAAACAGAAAAACAACAAGACAGATTTAATTTAGCGAAAAATTTTTTGTATAGAGGAGTAACGAACAAAGAGTGGAAGCTTGAGCCAAGTTTAGGATTTAATAATTTAGTATTTTATGAGAGCAGAATGATTTTTGATTTTTTGGAATTAAGACCAGATGAATTCAAAAATATGGATGATTTCAATATAATTGCTAAAATGCAACATTATGGATTGCCTACAAGACTACTGGATTTTACAATGAATCCCTTAATTGCATTATATTTTGCATGCTGTGATACGAATGGTTATGATGTTGATGGAAAAATATATATAGCTTTGCCATACGGCAACGATAATATGAATGATTATATAAAACAAGTGTGTTCTATTTATAAAAAACTAGATTTTAATTTAGTATCTGATTTGGGATATTTTTATACATATATACAATTGGTTTACGGAACTAACAATATATTTTTTGTTAGACCAAATTATATTACGGAAAGAGAAAAGAGACAAGAATCTATTTTCTTATTATTTGCAAATGGATTGTATAATTATGATACAGATAGTATTATTACAGATAAAGAAGGTGTTAGTATGTATACATCTAATGATGCTAAATTGCCGTCGCTTATCAAATATGCTGATTCATTACATGATGTCTGTGAAAGAGATTTAGAACAAAACTTTATTGAAATTATTATTCCAAAAGAGATTAAAGAAAAACTTCTAAATTCAGTAGGAAAATTGGGAATTAGGAAAGATTATATATTTCCAGAATTAGAATATACAGCAGAATATTTAAAAAGCAAGTATAAGAAAATGGATATGATAGTAAAGAAAAATGAGTTTAAAGAAGAATATAATTTTTAA
- a CDS encoding retropepsin-like aspartic protease has protein sequence MIRLRLKDGLLYITINLLHQGKSVEVKDMIVDTGAYHTIIDPKYLEEMEIGLSAEDKIVKASGYGGKVCYSVRKRIDKIECEDISLKDMNIDFGEIDPQERVNGLLGLDFLRNAGVIIDLVELEMYKK, from the coding sequence ATGATAAGATTAAGGCTTAAGGACGGATTATTATATATAACAATAAATCTATTACATCAAGGAAAATCAGTAGAAGTAAAGGATATGATAGTAGATACGGGAGCATATCATACAATTATAGACCCGAAGTATTTAGAAGAAATGGAAATTGGTTTATCTGCTGAAGACAAAATCGTAAAAGCATCTGGATATGGTGGAAAAGTGTGTTACTCGGTTAGAAAGAGAATAGATAAGATAGAATGTGAAGATATATCATTGAAAGATATGAATATAGATTTTGGAGAAATAGATCCACAAGAGCGAGTAAACGGATTATTGGGATTAGATTTTTTGAGAAATGCAGGAGTTATTATAGATTTAGTAGAATTAGAAATGTATAAAAAATAA
- a CDS encoding sodium-dependent transporter: MSNVNEGQPREQWGSKLGFILAAAGSAVGLGNLWKFPYIAGKNGGGAFVLIYFIILFLVGFTLMLAEITLGRATQLNAIGAYRKIRKSWAWVGSLGVVAAFLILSFYSVIGGWVINYTMKSFTGALHVTDGQALGMMFEKLITGTTEPILFHGLFMLATLLIVLGGVGGGIEKSNKIFMPGLFVIIIILAIRSMTLPGASEGIKYLLVPDFSKVTIGVVLDALGQVFFSLSLGMGCMITYGSYLGKDSNIPQSSIIIPLIDTGVAILAGLAVLPAVFAFGFDPSSGPGLIFVTFPAVFAKMPLGSIFEVMFFLLVLFAALSSSISMLEVIVAYVVDEWKINRKIATLLTSLIIFLLGIPATLSFGPWSHITILPGRGFFDTFDFIASNVLLPLGGFLLCIFVGWIWGTEKAIKEVRNNGKISFQWAGIWSFLVKYVGPVAILIVMVRSFL, from the coding sequence ATGTCAAATGTAAATGAAGGACAACCAAGAGAACAATGGGGATCTAAGCTTGGATTTATTTTGGCAGCTGCTGGATCGGCAGTAGGATTGGGAAATCTATGGAAATTTCCATATATAGCAGGAAAAAACGGTGGAGGAGCTTTTGTACTCATTTATTTTATTATACTATTTTTAGTAGGTTTTACATTGATGCTTGCAGAAATTACATTAGGAAGAGCGACTCAACTCAATGCAATAGGTGCATATAGAAAAATAAGAAAAAGCTGGGCATGGGTAGGCAGCTTAGGTGTGGTGGCCGCTTTTTTAATTCTCTCATTTTATAGTGTAATTGGAGGATGGGTTATTAATTATACTATGAAGTCTTTCACAGGAGCTTTACATGTTACAGATGGACAAGCTCTTGGAATGATGTTTGAAAAATTGATTACAGGGACAACGGAACCAATTTTGTTTCATGGACTTTTTATGCTTGCTACTTTACTCATTGTATTAGGTGGAGTAGGAGGAGGAATTGAAAAGTCTAATAAGATTTTTATGCCAGGACTTTTTGTTATTATTATAATATTAGCTATTCGTTCTATGACTCTTCCTGGAGCTAGTGAGGGTATTAAATATTTATTAGTTCCTGACTTTTCTAAAGTTACAATAGGTGTAGTATTAGATGCATTAGGACAAGTATTTTTTTCTTTAAGTTTAGGAATGGGATGTATGATTACCTATGGAAGCTATTTAGGAAAAGACTCTAATATTCCACAAAGTTCTATTATTATTCCCCTTATTGACACGGGAGTTGCAATTTTAGCTGGACTTGCAGTACTTCCAGCAGTATTTGCCTTTGGATTTGATCCATCTTCAGGACCGGGGCTTATATTTGTTACTTTTCCAGCAGTTTTTGCAAAGATGCCCTTAGGATCTATTTTTGAAGTAATGTTTTTCTTACTTGTATTGTTTGCTGCTTTATCTTCTTCTATTTCTATGCTAGAAGTTATTGTAGCTTATGTAGTAGATGAATGGAAGATAAATAGAAAGATTGCTACTTTATTGACTTCGTTGATTATATTTTTATTAGGAATTCCAGCTACTTTATCTTTTGGACCATGGTCGCATATTACTATTTTACCTGGGAGAGGATTTTTCGATACATTTGATTTTATTGCAAGTAATGTATTGCTTCCTTTAGGAGGATTTTTGTTGTGTATATTTGTAGGTTGGATTTGGGGAACAGAAAAAGCTATAAAAGAAGTGAGAAATAATGGAAAAATTTCATTTCAGTGGGCTGGAATATGGTCATTTTTAGTAAAATATGTAGGACCTGTAGCTATTTTAATTGTAATGGTTCGTTCCTTTTTATAA
- the def gene encoding peptide deformylase has translation MALRNIRILGDDILRKKCRQVEKIDDRTLTLLKDMEETLHNTENGAALAAPQVGVLKRVVVIDMGEGIIYLINPEIVEIEGKQKVVEGCLSIPNKWGKLIRPKRVKVKALNEKGMKFTITGEGDLAKCLCHEIDHLDGILFIDKVTEFI, from the coding sequence ATGGCATTAAGGAATATTCGAATTTTAGGCGATGATATATTAAGAAAAAAATGTAGACAGGTAGAAAAGATTGATGATAGAACTTTAACTTTACTTAAAGATATGGAAGAAACATTGCATAATACAGAAAATGGAGCCGCGCTAGCAGCACCACAGGTTGGTGTTTTAAAAAGAGTTGTTGTAATAGATATGGGTGAGGGGATCATATATCTGATCAATCCAGAAATAGTTGAAATTGAAGGAAAGCAAAAGGTTGTAGAAGGGTGCTTGAGCATTCCAAATAAATGGGGCAAACTAATAAGACCTAAAAGGGTGAAAGTAAAAGCATTGAATGAAAAAGGAATGAAATTTACTATAACTGGAGAAGGCGATTTAGCAAAGTGTTTATGCCATGAAATTGATCATTTAGATGGCATACTCTTTATAGATAAAGTAACAGAATTCATATAA